From the Maioricimonas rarisocia genome, one window contains:
- the fhcD gene encoding formylmethanofuran--tetrahydromethanopterin N-formyltransferase, with amino-acid sequence MLQLNGVTVADTFAEAFTMVGTRLIITAATDEWARTAGSEMCGYATSVIACNAEAAIERTLSADETPDGRPGVSVLMFGFSREALAEAAASRVGQCVLTCPTTACYNGIADFDREKAISIGGALRYFGDGYQFSKKLEGHRYWRVPVMDGEFLCEDRFGTIKGVAGGNLLFCGRSQAETLVATEAAVRAMRDVDDIILPFPGGIVRSGSKVGSQYPKLKASTNDAYCPTIRPLSDSELPEGTNAVYEVVVDGLSFEAVESALRAALHAACNEPGLTLVTAGNYGGKLGKHHFHLKSLL; translated from the coding sequence ATGTTGCAGCTCAACGGCGTGACCGTGGCCGACACGTTTGCCGAAGCCTTCACGATGGTCGGCACCCGGCTGATCATCACCGCGGCAACGGACGAGTGGGCCCGCACGGCCGGAAGCGAGATGTGCGGCTACGCGACCAGCGTCATCGCCTGCAACGCCGAGGCCGCGATCGAGAGGACGCTGTCTGCCGACGAAACGCCCGACGGACGCCCCGGTGTCTCCGTGCTGATGTTCGGCTTCTCCCGCGAAGCACTCGCCGAAGCGGCGGCATCCCGCGTGGGACAGTGTGTCCTCACCTGTCCGACCACCGCCTGCTACAACGGCATCGCCGATTTTGATCGCGAGAAGGCGATCTCGATCGGCGGAGCCCTGCGGTACTTCGGCGACGGTTACCAGTTCTCCAAGAAGCTGGAAGGCCACCGCTACTGGCGCGTGCCGGTGATGGACGGCGAATTCCTCTGCGAAGACCGGTTCGGCACGATCAAGGGAGTTGCCGGCGGTAACCTGCTGTTTTGCGGACGCTCTCAGGCGGAGACGCTCGTGGCGACCGAGGCAGCAGTCCGGGCGATGCGGGACGTCGACGACATCATCCTGCCGTTTCCCGGCGGAATCGTGCGGTCCGGCAGCAAGGTCGGCTCGCAGTATCCGAAGCTGAAGGCGAGTACCAACGACGCGTACTGCCCCACGATTCGCCCGCTGAGCGATTCGGAGCTTCCCGAAGGGACGAACGCCGTCTACGAGGTGGTCGTCGACGGGCTCTCGTTTGAAGCGGTCGAGTCGGCACTCAGGGCCGCGCTTCACGCCGCCTGTAACGAGCCGGGGCTGACACTGGTGACCGCCGGCAACTACGGTGGAAAGCTCGGCAAGCACCATTTTCATCTGAAATCGCTGCTGTAG
- a CDS encoding SIR2 family NAD-dependent protein deacylase — MQQEKIRQVADWIQQAQRAVAFTGAGISTESGIPDFRSPGGVWATSQPVYYEDYLSNPAARAEYWRQKSLTHDEFLKANPNVAHRLLAAWEQRGRIRGVITQNIDGLHQEAGSRRVWELHGTARQIGCLECDSRFDADPLVRQFLESKEVPPCPDCGGLIKHATISFGQALPSHVLEESIQLADEADLFLVFGSSLVVEPAASLPVMAHRAGAKLVIINRDATHLDGIADIVFNDAIGDVASAIAELTGDPVEA, encoded by the coding sequence ATGCAGCAGGAGAAGATCCGGCAGGTGGCGGACTGGATTCAGCAGGCACAGCGGGCGGTCGCGTTTACGGGGGCGGGCATCTCGACCGAGAGCGGTATTCCCGACTTCCGGTCCCCCGGCGGCGTCTGGGCGACCTCGCAGCCGGTCTACTACGAGGATTACCTCTCGAACCCGGCAGCGCGCGCGGAGTACTGGCGGCAGAAGTCCCTCACGCACGACGAGTTTCTGAAGGCGAACCCGAACGTCGCCCATCGCCTGCTGGCCGCATGGGAACAGCGGGGCCGCATCCGTGGCGTGATCACTCAGAACATCGACGGCCTGCATCAGGAAGCGGGCAGCCGCCGAGTGTGGGAACTGCATGGCACCGCACGTCAGATCGGCTGTCTGGAGTGCGACAGCCGTTTCGACGCCGATCCGCTGGTCCGGCAGTTTCTCGAGAGCAAAGAAGTTCCCCCCTGCCCCGATTGCGGGGGGCTGATCAAGCACGCAACGATTTCGTTCGGGCAGGCGTTGCCGTCGCATGTTCTCGAAGAAAGCATTCAACTGGCGGACGAGGCGGACCTGTTCCTGGTCTTCGGCTCGTCACTGGTCGTCGAACCGGCCGCGAGCCTGCCGGTGATGGCCCATCGCGCAGGCGCGAAGCTGGTGATCATCAACCGGGACGCCACGCACCTGGACGGCATTGCCGACATTGTCTTCAACGATGCGATCGGAGACGTCGCGAGCGCGATTGCGGAATTGACGGGGGACCCGGTCGAGGCCTGA